A single genomic interval of Gossypium raimondii isolate GPD5lz chromosome 11, ASM2569854v1, whole genome shotgun sequence harbors:
- the LOC105761038 gene encoding protein SRC2, whose product MELRPLELRVISAKDIKDVNLFTKMDVYVVVSINGDHRTAQKTPVHKESGSNPNWNCTMKFTIDETAAHQNHHNLVFRLKSNRVFGDKEIGSVQVPIRELLDQENGNGNVDHQHVSFSVMLANGKTKGVFNFAYRFGEKFSMPALPPPPFPGAGSYKHGGKPVMAYPPPPTGYPGPSSGHLKGTYPPPPQGMTGYPYPPPGGYPPYGYQQGTVPGYGYQGYPPPQGGYGYPQVQQPQKSKKGGMGAGLGLGLAGGLLGGMLIGDMVDDAYEAGVEDGLDYDY is encoded by the coding sequence ATGGAGTTACGACCTTTAGAACTGCGTGTTATTTCTGCTAAAGATATCAAAGACGTCAATCTTTTCACCAAGATGGACGTATACGTCGTAGTTTCTATCAACGGCGATCACCGCACGGCTCAAAAAACTCCGGTCCACAAGGAGAGCGGTTCTAACCCCAACTGGAATTGCACCATGAAGTTCACCATCGATGAAACCGCCGCCCATCAGAACCATCACAACCTCGTCTTCCGTTTGAAATCCAACCGCGTGTTTGGTGATAAAGAAATCGGGTCGGTTCAGGTCCCTATCAGGGAATTGCTTGATCAAGAGAATGGGAACGGGAATGTGGATCACCAGCATGTAAGTTTTAGTGTTATGCTGGCTAATGGAAAAACCAAAGGTGTATTTAATTTCGCTTACAGATTTGGAGAGAAGTTTAGCATGCCTGCTCTTCCACCGCCTCCGTTTCCAGGGGCTGGATCGTACAAACATGGGGGTAAACCGGTTATGGCTTATCCACCGCCGCCGACTGGTTATCCAGGGCCGAGTTCAGGGCATCTTAAAGGAACGTATCCGCCGCCTCCACAAGGGATGACAGGTTATCCTTACCCTCCACCTGGTGGATATCCGCCGTACGGGTACCAACAGGGTACGGTTCCGGGCTATGGGTACCAAGGATATCCACCCCCTCAGGGTGGATACGGTTACCCACAAGTGCAGCAACCGCAGAAGTCAAAGAAAGGAGGAATGGGGGCAGGGTTAGGATTGGGATTAGCTGGTGGATTATTGGGAGGAATGTTGATCGGTGATATGGTTGATGATGCTTACGAGGCTGGTGTTGAAGATGGGCTTGATTATGATTACTAA